One part of the Vicinamibacterales bacterium genome encodes these proteins:
- a CDS encoding VWA domain-containing protein — MRRCVFAATVCASAVVAAAAQQPTDRQTFRSGRDVLTIEVAVRSDDGKPLTDLQPSDFMVRVDGQARSVVGAQLFAGRRASSNVAVPGLSAVTRNTDEMPGRIVVIAVDRMSIRSGGERPAVEAASRLVESLTPADAVGAVGIPGAVTDLSRDHAAAIDAVRHMGGTAVAIPASMPMSWTLALEYEQQCIRLGQRPDWCQKYSEPEVKQMLMAGRAQAETTLSNIESVVDRLAPLRAPKSLVVLSGGIPFDQTLIGRYRTMAQTAARSHTTLFIVHLDQQSFDASTLGVPGGGMASFGRADATTDFYGGRDYETGLATIASLTGGEFFFGVGSAQGPFDRIASELTFFYQLGVEAIAGDADGKTHRIEVTVSRPGAKVRAPTETAVRPHTPRTPVDTLKAALAEPTDVTELPLEVATYVTHSHDPSKVRVVIATAAPDPAQPAPTLWGSTVMDGHKVVGAVGSNVEADAPVPWASTGTVEVAPGTYRLRTAIVSGDRVGTLELPLPAGLRAMGEARASDLIVGTIENGRLEPRPRVAAGDKPIAMIELSAGKALDGLTGTVLLVADGSGTPAARQALAFRARTDDKGIVLGEARLDLTHVTPGRYVASAVVEQDGKAIGRVSRRLDVTK; from the coding sequence ATGCGTCGTTGCGTGTTCGCCGCAACGGTGTGCGCGTCTGCTGTCGTCGCCGCCGCCGCCCAACAGCCCACCGATCGCCAGACGTTCCGCAGTGGACGCGATGTCCTGACGATCGAGGTCGCCGTTCGGAGCGACGATGGCAAGCCACTGACGGATCTGCAGCCATCCGACTTCATGGTTCGCGTCGACGGGCAGGCGCGCAGCGTCGTCGGTGCGCAGCTGTTCGCCGGCCGACGCGCTTCCTCAAACGTTGCGGTCCCCGGTTTGTCGGCGGTCACGCGCAACACCGACGAGATGCCGGGACGCATCGTCGTGATCGCGGTCGACAGGATGTCGATCCGCAGTGGAGGCGAGCGTCCCGCCGTGGAGGCGGCGTCGCGGCTCGTTGAGAGCCTGACGCCCGCCGATGCCGTCGGCGCCGTCGGTATTCCCGGCGCCGTGACTGATCTCTCGCGCGATCACGCAGCCGCAATTGACGCCGTGCGCCACATGGGCGGGACGGCGGTCGCGATTCCGGCGTCGATGCCGATGTCCTGGACGCTGGCCCTCGAGTACGAGCAGCAGTGCATACGATTGGGACAGAGACCGGACTGGTGCCAGAAGTACTCCGAGCCCGAGGTCAAGCAGATGCTGATGGCGGGACGTGCGCAGGCCGAAACGACTCTGTCGAACATCGAGAGCGTCGTCGATCGCCTCGCCCCGCTGCGCGCCCCGAAGAGCCTGGTGGTGCTCTCGGGGGGCATTCCGTTCGACCAGACACTGATCGGGCGCTATCGCACGATGGCACAGACGGCTGCCCGCAGTCACACGACGCTCTTCATCGTCCATCTCGACCAGCAGTCGTTCGACGCGTCGACGCTGGGAGTTCCCGGGGGCGGAATGGCGTCGTTTGGTCGTGCCGACGCTACGACGGATTTTTACGGTGGTCGCGACTATGAAACGGGTCTGGCGACGATTGCCTCTCTCACCGGCGGCGAATTCTTCTTCGGCGTGGGATCCGCACAAGGTCCATTCGACCGTATCGCGTCGGAACTGACGTTCTTTTACCAGCTTGGCGTCGAGGCGATCGCCGGGGATGCGGACGGAAAGACGCATCGGATTGAGGTCACGGTGTCGCGTCCCGGAGCGAAGGTACGGGCGCCGACGGAAACGGCGGTGCGTCCGCACACCCCGCGCACGCCGGTCGACACGCTGAAGGCAGCGCTCGCCGAACCGACCGACGTCACGGAACTGCCGCTCGAAGTGGCGACCTACGTCACGCACAGCCACGATCCGTCGAAAGTGCGAGTCGTGATCGCGACGGCGGCTCCGGATCCCGCGCAGCCGGCTCCCACCCTGTGGGGCAGCACGGTCATGGATGGGCACAAGGTCGTCGGCGCCGTCGGCAGCAACGTCGAGGCGGACGCGCCGGTGCCGTGGGCCTCGACCGGCACGGTCGAGGTGGCGCCAGGCACGTATCGATTGCGCACCGCGATCGTCAGCGGCGACCGTGTCGGCACGCTGGAGCTGCCGCTGCCCGCGGGACTGCGAGCGATGGGGGAGGCGCGCGCCAGCGACTTGATCGTCGGCACGATCGAGAACGGACGGCTGGAGCCGCGGCCGCGGGTTGCGGCGGGGGATAAGCCCATCGCGATGATCGAACTGAGCGCCGGCAAAGCGCTCGACGGCCTGACCGGCACGGTGCTGCTCGTGGCTGATGGCTCCGGCACGCCGGCGGCGCGCCAGGCGCTGGCGTTCCGCGCGCGCACCGACGACAAGGGCATCGTGCTCGGCGAAGCCCGCCTCGACCTGACGCACGTGACGCCCGGCCGCTATGTGGCCAGCGCCGTGGTCGAGCAGGACGGCAAGGCGATCGGCCGAGTAAGTCGGAGACTGGACGTCACGAAGTAA
- a CDS encoding VWA domain-containing protein, whose protein sequence is MRARFAGLVTAVLIAGTALHLLAQQPPRQTFRSARDVLTIDASVTGPGDVAITDLKAEDFTVKIDGQARPVLTVHRYGATTTSSGADALAVGRFVRAADTPPGRIVVIVVDRPSIKAGSERAAIESAAAVLKSLSPSDAVAAIGLPGGGVDLTRDHTAVASAIKAMTGMQPTPDWQHFMTWDEALGYEKEDRLTIAHVLERECPKVKPAPWEPPNECPPAIVTQSHEMLLQGRSQAQTTLTGLTDLLKKLSPLHAPKHMVVLSGGMVFDLDLLSRYQRLAEEAAASHVALSIVHLDQDLDASDRGHFGNVFGGREYATGLGTIASMTGGSFYMGAGKAAGAFDRIATSITDFYEIGVESRGSDADGKSHKVEVAVARPGASVRAPAATAIPKATTGPDALAAALDEPTDVAELPLEVATYTTHSLDPDKVGMIIAAQLPPSVATAPTDWGYVIIDNGKVIGGSKVHVDAGAASPWLASAKVDIAPGRYRLRAAVVSADGRVGTLDQPIRVGLRQAGSVYATDLVIGSVDGGRLQPRARVRQDEAAIGMIELSSSEPLGETGGEVQIIRGGTATPALRRPLKLRTRDDDKSIVVAEAALDLTTLEPGPYTASAVIQKGGAAIARVSRVFEIVPGEVHPAASAPPTASTPSPSAAAGGTALSRDPAIDELMHRVGDYVGRYGRDASVLIAVERYKQGSVDMGDQGALAGLRRPSGRGATAAPSGIAADAGGPRTADQQLISEIALVPNAAAIGGWLAYRDVIEVNGKAVPDRKNRLQELFKADVPDVEAEKKISAENARYNVGPVTRSFNVPMSALFFFDPAHVVRFTFQRSGAEKVGGVDAWKVDFEETRKPTMIMTAGGADVPTAGTLWIDPTDGSVLRTRLVIGSYRGARSRAEIDVSYRKDETLGMLIPVRMTELYLTSTASINGEATYSEFKRFQTSATVKVK, encoded by the coding sequence ATGCGTGCCAGGTTCGCAGGGCTCGTCACGGCGGTTCTGATCGCGGGAACCGCTCTCCATCTTCTCGCGCAGCAGCCGCCGCGCCAGACGTTCCGCAGCGCCCGCGACGTGCTGACGATCGATGCGTCGGTGACGGGCCCTGGCGACGTGGCGATCACCGATCTGAAGGCCGAGGACTTCACGGTCAAGATCGACGGCCAGGCGCGGCCGGTCCTCACCGTCCATCGCTACGGCGCGACCACGACCTCGTCTGGCGCCGACGCGCTGGCGGTGGGCCGCTTCGTCCGCGCCGCCGACACCCCGCCCGGACGCATCGTCGTCATCGTCGTCGATCGGCCGTCGATCAAGGCGGGCAGCGAGCGCGCCGCCATCGAGAGCGCCGCGGCGGTGCTCAAGAGCCTGTCGCCGTCCGACGCGGTGGCGGCGATCGGCCTGCCTGGCGGCGGCGTGGATCTCACGCGGGATCACACGGCGGTTGCGAGCGCGATCAAGGCAATGACCGGCATGCAGCCGACGCCCGATTGGCAGCACTTCATGACCTGGGACGAGGCGCTCGGCTACGAGAAGGAAGACAGGCTGACGATCGCGCACGTGCTCGAGCGCGAGTGTCCCAAGGTCAAGCCGGCGCCGTGGGAGCCGCCCAACGAGTGTCCACCCGCCATCGTGACGCAGTCGCACGAGATGCTGCTGCAGGGGCGCTCGCAGGCGCAGACAACGCTGACCGGGCTGACGGATCTGCTCAAGAAGCTGTCGCCGCTGCACGCGCCGAAGCACATGGTTGTGCTGTCGGGCGGCATGGTGTTCGATCTCGATCTGCTGTCGCGCTATCAGAGGCTGGCCGAAGAGGCGGCCGCCAGCCACGTCGCGCTCTCGATCGTGCACCTCGATCAGGATCTCGACGCGTCGGACCGCGGCCACTTCGGCAACGTGTTCGGCGGCCGCGAGTACGCGACCGGACTCGGGACGATCGCGTCGATGACCGGTGGATCGTTTTACATGGGGGCCGGGAAGGCGGCCGGCGCGTTCGATCGGATCGCGACCAGCATCACCGACTTCTACGAAATCGGCGTCGAGTCCCGCGGCAGTGACGCCGATGGCAAATCGCACAAAGTCGAGGTCGCGGTTGCGCGGCCGGGTGCGAGCGTGCGGGCGCCGGCCGCGACAGCCATTCCGAAGGCCACGACGGGTCCCGACGCGTTGGCGGCAGCGCTCGACGAGCCGACCGACGTCGCCGAACTGCCGCTCGAGGTCGCGACCTACACGACCCACAGCCTCGATCCGGACAAGGTCGGGATGATCATCGCGGCGCAGCTGCCGCCGTCGGTGGCGACCGCGCCGACCGACTGGGGCTACGTCATCATCGACAACGGCAAGGTCATCGGCGGCTCGAAGGTCCATGTCGACGCGGGCGCAGCCTCGCCGTGGCTCGCCAGCGCGAAGGTCGACATCGCGCCTGGCCGGTACCGCTTGCGCGCCGCCGTCGTCTCGGCAGACGGACGGGTCGGCACGCTCGATCAGCCGATACGCGTTGGCTTGCGCCAGGCAGGGTCAGTGTACGCGACCGATCTGGTGATCGGCAGCGTCGACGGCGGACGGCTGCAGCCGCGGGCCCGCGTGCGCCAGGATGAAGCGGCGATCGGCATGATCGAGCTCAGCTCTTCCGAGCCGCTCGGCGAGACGGGAGGCGAAGTCCAGATCATCCGCGGCGGCACCGCAACGCCGGCCCTGCGCCGGCCGCTGAAGCTTCGCACCCGCGACGACGACAAGAGCATCGTCGTTGCCGAGGCGGCGCTCGATCTGACGACGCTGGAGCCGGGTCCGTACACGGCGAGCGCGGTCATCCAGAAAGGCGGCGCCGCGATTGCGCGCGTCAGCCGCGTGTTCGAGATCGTTCCTGGCGAGGTCCACCCAGCCGCGTCCGCGCCCCCGACGGCTTCGACGCCGTCGCCATCGGCCGCGGCCGGCGGAACCGCGCTCAGTCGCGATCCTGCCATCGACGAGCTGATGCATCGCGTCGGCGACTACGTTGGCCGTTACGGGCGCGACGCCTCGGTACTCATCGCCGTCGAGCGCTACAAGCAGGGATCGGTCGACATGGGCGATCAGGGAGCGCTGGCGGGGCTCCGGCGGCCGAGCGGGCGCGGCGCGACTGCCGCGCCGTCTGGAATCGCGGCCGATGCCGGCGGGCCCCGGACAGCGGATCAGCAGCTCATCTCCGAGATTGCGCTCGTGCCGAACGCGGCGGCGATCGGCGGCTGGCTTGCGTATCGCGACGTCATCGAGGTCAACGGCAAGGCCGTGCCGGATCGCAAGAATCGGCTGCAGGAGCTCTTCAAGGCGGATGTGCCCGACGTCGAGGCGGAGAAGAAGATCAGCGCCGAGAACGCGCGCTACAACGTCGGGCCGGTGACCCGTTCGTTCAACGTGCCGATGTCGGCGCTCTTCTTCTTCGATCCCGCGCACGTGGTGCGTTTCACGTTCCAGCGCTCCGGCGCCGAGAAAGTCGGCGGCGTCGACGCCTGGAAGGTCGACTTCGAGGAAACGCGCAAGCCGACGATGATCATGACCGCCGGCGGCGCCGACGTGCCCACCGCCGGTACGCTGTGGATCGATCCCACCGACGGCAGCGTGCTGCGGACTCGGCTGGTGATTGGCTCGTATCGCGGCGCCCGCAGCCGCGCCGAGATCGACGTGAGCTACCGCAAGGACGAGACGCTTGGCATGCTGATCCCGGTGCGGATGACCGAGCTCTATCTGACATCGACCGCCAGCATCAACGGCGAGGCGACGTACTCCGAGTTCAAGCGGTTCCAGACGTCGGCGACGGTCAAAGTCAAATAG
- a CDS encoding S26 family signal peptidase, translating into MLKSLLVVLAAVVLVQVTHAQGTRYVRGDTVRLVARENGDPLPDSRIIAIAGDRVHIDKSSITVNDVAVQGASAELLQTVTEAWDQLVPQGHYFVVGESGPRDDRVRYYGLIPASKIIRKL; encoded by the coding sequence ATGCTGAAATCCCTTCTGGTCGTCCTCGCGGCAGTCGTCTTGGTCCAAGTGACCCATGCACAAGGGACCAGATACGTCAGGGGCGATACCGTACGCCTCGTCGCACGGGAGAATGGCGACCCGCTTCCGGATTCGCGGATTATCGCCATCGCTGGTGATCGCGTCCACATTGATAAATCCTCCATCACTGTGAACGACGTTGCGGTTCAAGGTGCGTCAGCGGAGTTGCTGCAAACCGTGACCGAAGCGTGGGACCAACTCGTTCCGCAGGGTCACTACTTCGTTGTTGGGGAGAGTGGCCCCCGTGACGACAGGGTGCGTTACTACGGCTTGATCCCAGCAAGCAAGATCATCCGCAAGCTGTAG
- a CDS encoding septum formation initiator family protein, with protein MSAIAPRRPARRFWPQAILFLACAILVNAVFGDRGLTESMRARRQYAAAQQELAKLKRENTALRERMRRLRSDPAAIEAIARGELGLLRQGEVLVVVKDER; from the coding sequence ATGTCTGCTATCGCTCCACGCCGGCCGGCCCGCCGATTCTGGCCGCAGGCGATCCTGTTCCTGGCCTGCGCGATCCTCGTCAACGCTGTCTTCGGCGACAGGGGCCTCACCGAATCGATGCGCGCGCGACGGCAGTACGCCGCGGCGCAGCAGGAACTCGCCAAGCTCAAGCGCGAGAACACCGCCCTTCGCGAGCGCATGCGCCGGCTCCGCAGCGATCCGGCCGCCATCGAAGCGATCGCTCGCGGTGAACTCGGGTTGCTCCGTCAAGGTGAGGTGCTGGTCGTGGTCAAGGACGAGAGATGA
- a CDS encoding carboxylesterase family protein → MKPLLAASLIALLLPAAVDRVDINSGPVSGTTEADGLRVYKGIPYAAPPVGPLRWQPPQPAAAWTEVRKATAFGAQCMQRRQFADMVFRASGMSEDCLFLNVWTPAKTGRERLPVLVYFYGGGFTAGDGSEPRYDGAFMARKGIVALTVNYRLGVFGFMAHPELTKESPKHASGDYGLLDQVAALAWVHDNIAAFGGDPRHVTIAGESAGSISVSALMASPLSRGLIAGAIGESGAAINPTFEPAPLAQAEKTGQAFATAAKAESLADLRAMPADAVLAVQGPRFPITIDGAFLPKSVADIFRAGEQAHVPLLAGWNSQESAAAAVLGRGVEPTAEGYAKAVRALPGFEAHADQVLALYSGHTPDEVTDAATALASDRFIAFSTWKWIDLHAQTGGKPTYRYYYSRPRPAMNPDKGPQGAARGAAHSAEIEYAMGNLPGNDVYAWTNDDRKVSETMSTYFANFIKTGDPNGGKAPKWPAIKKAGNAEVMHIDVTSRAEADKTRPRYLLLDRIYSAK, encoded by the coding sequence ATGAAGCCCCTTCTCGCCGCATCTCTGATCGCCCTCCTCCTTCCCGCGGCAGTCGATCGCGTTGATATCAATTCCGGTCCGGTCTCCGGCACCACGGAGGCCGACGGACTGCGCGTCTACAAGGGCATTCCGTACGCAGCGCCGCCGGTCGGGCCGCTGCGCTGGCAACCGCCGCAGCCGGCGGCGGCGTGGACGGAGGTCCGCAAGGCGACCGCCTTCGGGGCGCAGTGCATGCAGCGCCGTCAGTTCGCCGACATGGTGTTCCGCGCCAGCGGCATGAGCGAGGACTGCCTGTTTCTCAACGTCTGGACACCGGCAAAGACGGGCCGTGAACGGCTGCCGGTGCTGGTCTACTTCTACGGCGGCGGCTTCACGGCCGGCGACGGGTCCGAACCGCGCTACGACGGCGCCTTCATGGCGCGAAAGGGGATCGTCGCGCTGACGGTCAACTACCGGCTCGGCGTGTTCGGCTTCATGGCCCATCCCGAATTGACCAAGGAGTCGCCGAAGCACGCGTCGGGCGACTACGGCCTGCTCGACCAGGTGGCGGCTCTCGCCTGGGTGCACGACAACATCGCGGCGTTCGGCGGCGATCCGCGGCACGTGACGATCGCGGGCGAGTCGGCCGGATCGATCTCGGTCAGCGCACTGATGGCGTCGCCGCTGTCACGAGGCCTGATCGCCGGCGCCATCGGCGAGAGCGGCGCGGCGATCAACCCGACCTTCGAGCCGGCGCCGCTGGCCCAGGCCGAAAAGACGGGGCAGGCGTTCGCGACCGCCGCGAAGGCCGAGTCGCTTGCCGATCTCAGGGCCATGCCGGCCGATGCCGTGCTCGCCGTTCAGGGCCCGCGGTTTCCCATCACGATCGACGGCGCCTTCCTGCCGAAGTCGGTCGCCGACATCTTCCGGGCCGGTGAACAGGCGCACGTGCCACTGCTCGCCGGGTGGAATTCACAGGAGAGTGCCGCGGCGGCAGTGCTGGGACGCGGCGTCGAGCCGACGGCCGAGGGTTACGCCAAGGCCGTCCGCGCGCTGCCAGGATTCGAAGCGCACGCGGACCAGGTGCTGGCGCTCTATTCGGGCCACACCCCCGACGAGGTGACCGACGCCGCCACAGCCCTGGCGAGTGACCGCTTCATCGCGTTCAGCACCTGGAAGTGGATCGATCTGCACGCGCAGACCGGCGGGAAGCCGACCTACCGCTACTACTATTCGCGGCCACGCCCCGCGATGAACCCGGACAAGGGCCCCCAGGGAGCGGCCCGAGGCGCCGCGCACTCTGCAGAAATCGAATATGCGATGGGGAACCTGCCGGGCAACGACGTCTATGCGTGGACGAACGACGACCGGAAAGTGTCCGAGACGATGTCGACGTACTTCGCGAACTTCATCAAGACAGGCGACCCGAACGGCGGCAAGGCGCCAAAGTGGCCGGCGATCAAAAAAGCCGGTAACGCCGAGGTCATGCACATCGACGTAACTTCACGCGCCGAGGCCGACAAGACCCGTCCTCGGTATTTGCTGCTCGATCGGATCTACTCGGCGAAGTAG